One window from the genome of Acidihalobacter ferrooxydans encodes:
- a CDS encoding TIGR00730 family Rossman fold protein encodes MNPQERSHHPGLIPTDDTVLTRESWKIFQIMAEFVEGFERLARIKPSVSLFGSARIAPENPLYKLAEEVALQLSNAGFAVVSGGGPGIMEAANKGAYQGKSLSIGLNIQLPHEQNANEYQDISLGFRHFFSRKVMFVKYASAYVVLPGGFGTLDELAEILTLVQTGKTRRIPIVLVHRPFWTGLLDWFRDVLVAQGTIDADDLQLMQVVDTAEEVVTAIFDHYEARGFEPSHEERAKQLDL; translated from the coding sequence ATGAATCCACAAGAACGCAGCCACCACCCCGGGCTGATCCCCACCGACGATACCGTGCTGACGCGCGAGAGCTGGAAAATTTTCCAGATCATGGCCGAGTTCGTCGAAGGCTTCGAGCGCCTGGCGAGGATCAAACCATCGGTCAGCCTGTTCGGATCGGCGCGTATCGCGCCGGAGAACCCGCTCTACAAACTGGCCGAAGAGGTTGCGCTGCAGCTTTCCAATGCCGGTTTCGCGGTGGTCAGCGGCGGCGGGCCGGGCATCATGGAGGCGGCCAACAAAGGCGCGTATCAGGGAAAATCGCTGTCCATCGGGCTCAACATTCAGCTGCCGCACGAACAGAACGCCAATGAGTACCAGGACATTTCGCTCGGTTTCAGGCATTTTTTCTCGCGCAAGGTCATGTTCGTGAAATATGCCTCGGCCTACGTCGTGCTGCCCGGCGGCTTCGGCACACTGGACGAACTGGCCGAAATACTGACCCTGGTGCAGACCGGCAAGACGCGGCGCATCCCCATCGTGCTGGTACACCGCCCCTTCTGGACCGGACTGCTGGACTGGTTTCGCGACGTGCTGGTGGCGCAGGGCACGATCGACGCCGATGACCTGCAACTGATGCAGGTGGTCGACACGGCGGAAGAAGTGGTCACCGCGATTTTTGACCACTACGAAGCGCGCGGCTTTGAGCCTTCACATGAAGAACGCGCGAAACAGCTGGATTTGTAA
- a CDS encoding homoserine kinase: MSVFTPVSETELQVFLADYALGEVTEFVGIGSGIENTNFFVSTTQGRYVLTLFEQHEAESMPYFIDLMAWLNEHSVPCAHPIADQAGVMLKTLNGRPAALVQRLSGESNLEPDAQACATLGTALGQLHEAAADFPGHRDNDRGPRWWREMADRLLPQLDKDDAKLLREELRFQGLYRFSDLPRGVIHADLFRDNVLWVDDALSGIIDFYYACNDTLLYDVAVTANDWCTDTQGILDPERTRALLEAYHAVRPFKPIERGAWPVMLRAAALRFWLSRLRDKHFPRPAEIGHIKDPNFFKTILRAHIEHEHTLHKHWI; this comes from the coding sequence ATGTCTGTTTTTACCCCTGTAAGCGAGACCGAACTGCAAGTCTTCCTGGCCGACTATGCGCTCGGCGAAGTGACCGAATTTGTTGGCATCGGCTCCGGCATCGAGAACACCAATTTTTTCGTCAGCACCACGCAAGGCCGTTACGTGCTGACCTTGTTCGAACAGCATGAAGCCGAATCGATGCCTTATTTCATCGACCTCATGGCCTGGTTGAACGAACACTCGGTGCCGTGCGCGCACCCGATTGCGGATCAGGCCGGCGTCATGCTTAAAACCTTGAACGGGCGCCCTGCGGCCTTGGTGCAGCGGCTCAGCGGCGAAAGCAATCTGGAACCCGACGCGCAAGCCTGCGCCACGCTCGGCACAGCGCTGGGTCAGTTGCATGAGGCCGCCGCGGATTTCCCCGGCCATCGCGACAACGACCGCGGTCCGCGCTGGTGGCGCGAGATGGCCGATCGTCTGCTGCCGCAGCTGGACAAGGACGATGCCAAACTGCTCAGGGAAGAATTGCGTTTCCAGGGACTCTATCGGTTCTCGGACCTGCCGCGCGGCGTCATTCACGCCGATCTGTTCCGCGACAACGTGCTGTGGGTCGATGACGCCCTGTCCGGCATCATCGATTTTTATTACGCCTGCAACGACACCCTGCTCTACGACGTGGCGGTCACGGCCAACGACTGGTGCACTGACACGCAGGGGATACTCGATCCGGAGCGGACCAGGGCGTTGCTCGAAGCCTACCACGCAGTGCGGCCGTTCAAGCCGATCGAGCGGGGCGCATGGCCCGTGATGCTGCGCGCAGCCGCGCTGCGCTTTTGGCTCTCACGTCTGCGCGACAAGCATTTCCCCCGCCCGGCCGAGATCGGACACATCAAAGATCCGAATTTCTTCAAGACCATCCTGCGCGCTCATATCGAGCACGAACACACGCTGCACAAGCACTGGATCTGA
- a CDS encoding aspartate/glutamate racemase family protein produces MQELTATRPLRQKTIGILGGMSNQATGEYYRLLNARLNERLGGWDNGEIVIVSVNFGNIEHFVRQGQWDAARVYLEEKVDRLEHAGADMIACVSNTMHRVVEPIMAGRATPFIHIVDPTGEAIRAAGLNAVGLLGTLPTMRSEELRERFARHFGVDTLVPDDADQQIIDRIIFDELVRRDLREDSKREYLRIVDRLRARGAQGVILGCTEIFLLLGPDDLPGFPVFDTTRLHVDAIAAGALTG; encoded by the coding sequence ATGCAAGAATTGACGGCAACACGCCCTCTGCGGCAGAAAACCATCGGCATCCTCGGCGGCATGAGCAATCAGGCCACCGGCGAATACTACCGTCTGCTCAATGCCCGCCTGAACGAACGTCTGGGGGGTTGGGACAACGGTGAAATCGTTATCGTCTCGGTCAACTTCGGCAACATTGAACACTTTGTGCGCCAAGGCCAGTGGGACGCGGCGCGCGTCTATTTGGAAGAAAAGGTCGACCGCCTGGAGCACGCCGGCGCCGACATGATCGCCTGTGTCTCCAATACGATGCACCGTGTCGTCGAGCCGATCATGGCCGGCCGCGCGACCCCGTTCATTCATATCGTCGATCCGACCGGCGAGGCCATCCGCGCGGCCGGACTGAACGCCGTCGGCCTGCTCGGCACACTGCCGACGATGCGTTCGGAGGAACTGCGCGAGCGCTTCGCCAGGCATTTCGGGGTCGATACACTCGTGCCGGATGACGCTGACCAACAGATCATCGACCGCATCATCTTCGACGAACTGGTACGCCGGGACCTCCGCGAGGACTCGAAGCGGGAATACCTGCGCATCGTCGATAGACTGCGCGCACGCGGCGCGCAGGGCGTCATTCTCGGCTGCACGGAAATTTTCCTGCTGCTCGGCCCGGACGATCTGCCCGGGTTTCCCGTGTTCGATACCACGAGGCTGCACGTGGACGCTATTGCGGCGGGAGCGTTGACCGGCTAA
- a CDS encoding crotonase/enoyl-CoA hydratase family protein has product MDNIRRQSPFSNTSKNSVLSRYFDSRYGGVEWCYMHAEPRPCFTPDLLDELAGEFSALSSGALGEVSYLVLASSVPDVFNLGGDLNLFRQLIDAGDRAGLLRYATACIDMVYAPTTGFGRSVTGIALVQGDALGGGFEAALAGDVLIAERHARMGMPEILFNLFPGMGALTLLSRRIGLKAAERLILSGQVFSAEELHEMGVVDVLAETGEGEHAVYTFLEAEAHHANGVRALRQAKRLCSPVSYAELHGITEVWVDAALRLTTRDLRMMERLVKRQSKRASAVEMA; this is encoded by the coding sequence ATGGACAACATTCGCCGTCAATCGCCATTTTCCAACACCAGCAAAAATTCTGTTTTGAGTCGCTATTTCGATTCCCGTTACGGCGGTGTCGAATGGTGTTATATGCATGCCGAACCGAGACCTTGTTTTACGCCTGATTTGCTCGATGAGCTTGCCGGAGAGTTTTCCGCATTGAGTAGCGGAGCCTTGGGCGAAGTCAGTTATCTGGTGCTGGCTTCCTCTGTCCCCGATGTGTTCAACCTCGGTGGCGATCTCAATTTATTCCGTCAACTGATCGATGCGGGCGACCGCGCCGGCTTGCTACGCTACGCGACGGCTTGTATCGATATGGTCTATGCACCAACGACCGGTTTCGGCCGATCCGTTACCGGCATCGCACTCGTCCAAGGCGATGCGCTGGGCGGCGGTTTTGAAGCCGCATTGGCGGGTGATGTGCTGATTGCCGAACGACATGCACGTATGGGTATGCCGGAGATTCTGTTCAATTTATTTCCCGGCATGGGGGCGCTCACGCTGTTGTCACGGCGCATCGGGCTTAAAGCTGCCGAGCGACTGATATTGTCCGGACAAGTATTTTCGGCCGAAGAACTGCATGAAATGGGCGTGGTCGATGTGCTAGCCGAGACGGGAGAGGGTGAACATGCGGTGTATACGTTCCTCGAAGCCGAGGCCCATCACGCAAACGGCGTCCGCGCGCTGCGCCAGGCCAAACGCCTGTGTAGCCCGGTATCCTATGCTGAATTGCATGGCATCACAGAGGTATGGGTCGACGCCGCACTCCGCCTGACAACACGCGATTTACGAATGATGGAACGTCTGGTGAAGCGCCAGAGCAAGCGTGCGTCGGCCGTGGAGATGGCCTGA